ATTTAAATGATACAGAAATTGTTCTAAGAATCTATTAATGGAAAAGCAAGTAATTTGTGGGAGCATTACCTTATATAATAAAGATCAAGAAGACAGTGTTTGTAATATTGGCCTGTATTCTAATCTTGTTTATTCTGTTAAATAACACCTACTACTATTATTCCTTATCATGATCACACTGCTATCTACCTTCTCAttgtcctcctcctctctctgttGTCTTTTCCCTTTTATTGACAAGGTAACTTTCTCCTACTGTGAATGGGGAAATCTCTCAAGATCAGAGGTTAATGATTTAAAACTTACAATAACTCTGTCTCAGTTTTTAGTCAGAACTTTCATTAactttttggttttctgtttgtaTTGTATGGAACTTAAtcacaaacaacaaaataattttattgaatatgAGGCTTAAGTAAGATCTcaatgtgttgttttctttaaCAGGTAGAGAAACAGCCTGTCTTTAGAGATCACATAGCAATATGGCAAGTAATATTTGCTTCTAAGcatagtatttatttaaaatgttttagactCTTCTGTTTCCTCCTATGAAATATTATCCTATTGGCTGACAGCATGATTTTATAACTGTAAACTAAATGGCTGTGCTCagaaataaatgacaagaaaacTTAGGACATCATTATGTTTGCAGTATATATTTCCTATGTTCATTCTCTCTGAAAGCTGTGATGTTGAGACATAAGTTATCCAAGGGAGTTTTCCTGAGGTGTCCTCTAAGATTGGCATATGGCAGAAAGCTCTCTCAAGGTAAACATCCCTGTCATGGTCTAAGATGTAGTAGTCTGTGTTCTCAGGTGAGTTTGTTGAAATGCTGGAGTGAAGACAAGTAAAGACCACACATTTATATCACTGAGAAAAGCAAATACTTTAAAGCTAAAAGGTTGTGAAGCGCTTGAACACTTATAATATCATTTCAGGAATTCCACTTTCTCATTTGATTGTCAAAACTCATGCATTTACCTTTAAGCAAATTAATAGAATATCTGTACTCTAGGTCTTTGGTTGAAAATACAGTGTTGATTTTTCAGAAATCTCATTTCTGTTATATATGAAATTGTATCCACTGTGCCTGCCACATATTACCTAATTAATATTATTGGTAATAGAGCTatcatacaatatataaaaaagagaaaaatctgtgGTAGTTTTTTCAGCCATATAGTGAGTTTCTACCTCTCAATTTGAATATAATCCAAATTAATGTACACAGCAGTGTTTAGGGTAtgctaaaaagaattaaatgtaaaaataccctaatattactatttcTAAGTATTAATCCTACCTTTTTGGTATAGGTAGggtcttaaaaagtaaataacaaaattcagtttttcataaggaaaaatagtattatagaaacaaaaaaagaataattacaaTAACGAATATTGCTATGGATCCTATGTTTGTACCAAGGACATTGTGTATCAGTATTATCTACTTTTTCCAGGTAACACAATATGAAGTTTGAATATTAGTAGATAAATAAGCATAGTCACATGTAAGAACCACCTCATCCATGTTTACATCATTATCTGCAGTCTTGCAACAACTTCCTGAGTGGTTCCTCTGCATTGTCTTTCCCTCTAAAATCCAACTTGGTGACTGcattttgagatttttcaaaACAGAAACTTTATTCACATTTCTCTTATGCTTAACTCTTTTCATTGGCTACCCAATGTACTTCACAGATATTTTAAACTCCTACTAACTATCTGGCTTTCACTTACCTCTGTAGCATCCTCTGGTTTTTGCTGAGCCTTCTCCTGCTGAACTACTCTTGAAGTTCTTGGGTGTTTCCCTTACTATTTATTGTATGTGCTTTTCCTTTtgtgtctccctctctcccttaaCCCCTTTTCCCATCCCGTGGATTCTTTAGAATTCATCTTAGTTATCAAggcttttagaattttttttttatgttctttggTGGAGGTTTCATTAGTATTGTATAATTTCCTCATGATaactcacacatttttttttttacttgttacaGTATCTGTACCCAGACAGAATATAAGATCTGGTTGATGCAGAAACTGTGTCAACTTTATAATTCTCTATATCCAGCACTTATCTCTGGTATGTGACAGCCACTTAATAAATATTCTCTgtatttattagaataaattattgattctttattttgtatCACATAATGAAGGTCTTTTTTCCTGATTATTCTCAAAGGATACCCAATATCCTACTTTCTTCTGTGACAATAATGAAACACCATTACATGTGATGGCATAGAAATGCCTGGGTCTATAATTGGCAGAACTCTTTTATCttgcttttcatatctctgagtTAAACACTCTGAATTAAGAATGCAGAGTCATTTCTACCAAAAATGTTaatcaaacagaacaaaacaaacaggaGAAGATTCACCTTAGGGAGGGGTTTGGCAGGTTTACAGTGGAGTCCTCCAACAAAGTCAAAATTTGGTAAGAATGGACGAGGAAATTCTAAATCCCAATAGGTTCGAATGAGCCAAAAATCAGCTTTCCCCATTGTCTCATGTATTGTAGTGGGTCTCCctgaatggagaaaagagaagaaaagaaaatgagaaacatGTACCTTGAATGCTTGATATATTTGCCTTGAAATGAGTTGAATTTGTGAAGGCAAGGTGTTCAAATgcacttgtgtatgtgtgtgtttatgtgtttgtatACTACAATGGGTATGTTTTTTAGAGCACATTTTTGCATACTatatttgatacattttatatatgttaatatgtACATAAACTAGTTGTGTGAGTACTTTGTAGTGTTCCATTAGTATATTCGCAATCACAATTAGATTATTAACCTAAGCCTCATTAGAAGTAaacatggattttattttctctccaaaACTACAAAAGTAACctaattttttagaatttttgtgaAATCCATTAACAATCAGTGCTCCCATAACTGTAGAGATATATTTTTCTAGGAGTAGTCAGTGAATTCTTACAATTGAGCAAACCATTCCCTTGATCCTTGATTCTTCAAGTGAACTGTAATGATTTACTGAGTATGCCTGAATTCCTATTGACCTCTACTGCATTTGCCTCATATTAAGAGATTAATAGTATTAAGTTTgtgaaaatatacaatatttttgaAAGTAACTGCCAGAAAGTttacacaaatattaaaatagagaTTGATTCTCATGCTGAATTTAGTTTATATTGTCTTAAATGGTATatgcagtttaaaaaatatagactAATAAGGTGTTGTTTTACTCTACACCAAGGTTTTAGGGCTTAACACATGATTAGTTTGTtttattaaaggaatatgaaatatAAGGTATCACAATGTATAACTTTTCTGTGTCTGATATAGAGACACTGTTAACTGTGAAGTAATCTTCACACCAatgcaaatacatattttttcaaattcctaACAGAGGAAACAAAGCTATTCACAAGTTAACAATTTCCTCCATGGTACATATATATGATTGTGCTAGTAATACATGTGTATGTTATTGATGTACATGCCTatcattattaaaacatttaGTGAGATTAATAATGACTGTCCTTTAAGATAAAAAGAATAGTAAAATGCATATGTAATTGCTCAGAGAAACCTTCTGGGATTCAATTTGCAGGTTATTATTTCCTGAaactatttgaataaataattgcCACTGGTTTCTAactggctatatatatatatatatatatatatatatatatatatatctgctcTTTTTTATTGGTGAAACTATTTGTTGATCTTATATTTTCATTCCACCCTTTTGCTTACAGAAAAGAAAGTTCTTCTGATTTTATATTCATGCAAGCTCAGTTTAAAGGCATAGGAAATTTAGGTTTCACAGTACTAATCAAAGAACCAGCTTACCTAGAACTTCACTGTAAAACTGATTCCATTTCTTCACATCTAATGACTGgaaccaaaaatcaaaataaagcatATACATTGTGTTTTTAATCCGATCCATGAATGTCATTTGAGCACTTAATTCAGACATAATAATTGGCACGTAGGAAGGAGGTAATATAAGTCCCCCACTGTACTTTTCATATGTATAGCCAGGAGTAAAGCGGAGAGTGTATACAAATGGTACTTTAAGTAGCTCAGCCAGCAGCTCACCACAGGGACAAATAGCATCTGCAAGAACCACATCAAATTTTGATTCATGTAGTTTCATCataattttcttgtttaaaacTACATTTCTGCAGAGTTGTTCAATTGTATCAGAACTTTCCTTGAACACTTTttgcaataatgaaaaaaatccccaaaagtCATCTTTTGGAGTATCATAAATTAATTCATGGATCCATTTGGAGAAAAGTTCTTCCAAATGTTGTTCACTTGAAGGTGCAGGGTAAACCTCAAAATTAATAGCAGATGTTGTGTTGGGTTTAATAAGAATGGAAGCTGTTGATGTCAGAACAGTCACCTCATGACCTCTCTGGAGAAGTTCATCCAGGATTGCCTTTATGTTGATCCAATGGCTGTATTCTGCAGGCCACACCAGCACTTTTCCACAGCTTCCCGAACTACAGTAACACATCAGTTGTATCAGCAGAAGAACCGAGTTTCTTTTCACAGACATCTTGGTGCAATGTAATGCTTCTTTTACATTAGCAGCTCTTCTTTTCTTCAATTCCTCAGGCTTATATGTCTCAGGATAAATCAATCCAAAGTTAAAGTATAACTCTTGCACTTCAAAGTACAATGGAACAGGCTGATCATGTGGATGATAGAAGGACAAACACAAGGTAGAGTACCTCAAGGTTATAAAAGTTTGTATGCCCTAGAAGGGTTCATCTGTCCTGTGGTGCccctctgtctttctttctctctctccctctctccttccagaTGCTGACATGAGCTGAGTGGTTTTTCTTTGCTAGGACTTCCCTCAGGATGTGCTActtcaccttaggcccagagcaatgaagttagccatcaatggactgagacctctgaaaccttaagcccccaataaaatttttctcctctaaattgttcttgggcatttttgtcacagtgattaaaaagttgactaaaataatCACACCTCTCAATATTGTACAAACCTCAACACAAACATGGGTGGTGACAAGCTATGTTCAAATCACAGGACTCCCCTACTGAAAATATGATTTCAGTGATGCAGATACTTGAATGAGTCTACCTTACTGTTTTGAAgagttattattaataattttttaacagtAGTGTAAAACATTCTCATCTAATCTAACattactgtgtttattttttgttcttggaAGCAGACAATACATAGGAACTGGGGCAGGATTTGTGGCTTAGTTATTGAGCAGTTCCctgacatgtgtgaagcactgggttcaatcttcagcaacacataaaaataactaaaatgaagTCATCATGTCCACATAcacctagaaaattaaaaaaataaaatatctaggaacTTAACTCACCGTTAGatatttatcattattgttttacTAAGCAATGTGTTGCATTCAATTATCTGAAGTATCATTTTAGTTATTATGTTTTTGAATTTAGGAGTACTAAAAGGAAGTTACAGATGAAACTTTATTCAATTTCTCTCATCTCTGTATTCCTATGTAGCTTATCTTAAAATTTGTTGAACTTTTCCAATCATAAGCCCTTAAATCACTCCTTCAATAGGTTAAGATTTTTATGATCATGGTGACATGCTTTAGAATTTCAATGAAACTGTTCCAAGAGTTCTGTTTAGAATCTAGGAGTATACATGTATAACTACACATTTAAATTATCGTATTTCTTAGGTTATTATTTCTATGTGGCAACTTTTGCCCTGATATCCAGTTGATACTTTGGTAGAATGTGCTATATGTAACTGGGTGTGAGTAGTCTTTCTTCTGACCTTTCTGTGTCCCACAGGGAGCACTTATACCACAAAGAGTTTCAGCCAGCAATTCTCCAGTGTAGATCTGGTCAAACTTTTGATCAAATCACCTCACCTTTTAGAAAGCTCCTGGTAAAGACATGTTTTCTTGGGattctttgaaaattattcttattatcaATACATACCAACTGctaaattattatctaaaataatagCAATCCcatatcatttcatttaatctcTGTTGTGTATTAGTCAACTTTGCATTGTTACTCTAAAAAAATTCCTGAGATAATGAACTGATAAGGAAGCAAatattattttggctcacagtttgggacaTTTCACAGTGTGTTGGCACCATTTCTTTGGGCTGATTTTAAGGGCATACATCTTGGTAGGAGAGTATGGCATAGAATCTGACTAGGAATTTAAAAAGTGAcatagagagaggaagagaaggggctTAGATCCCAGTATTCCTTTCAAGGGCATATGCCAAGTGACCTAACTTTCTTCCACTGGGCCTGACAATCTACAAATTCTATCACCTCCCAGTGATGCCTTGATCCAGGGACCAATCCTTTGTGACACATTCAATATTCAAACTATAAACTCTTCTCcccacaaaagaaagaagatgtgGAGGAGACAAAATTTCACTACTTGTGTTTTTAAAACCATatacttgcttttattttcttcaatgcatTTTATATGCATGATTTGTTCTTTTCTCACTATATAATAATGAGCAACTTTTgaacataaaatgtatattttctaatatagggagcttatatttaaaacaatttttagagaAGAGATAAACAagctaaaatttttctaaatattgacCATGCAGACTGTACATTGTCCAGAGCATTATTCaaaagtataattattttatgtaagAAGACCATTGTATTATATCTTTGACTCCCATGGGACATCAAGGTACTTTGTGTGATTCCAGTAAAATATAGCAGCATTACCTTATGTTCAATCTTTGTCTCACAGGTTTGTGGTCCAAAGCTATCCATGCAGTAGATGATATTATACAAAAAAGGTAGAGTAATGCAACCTCAGTTTGTGAAGTAATTGCAAATATGGATTTGTTCTCATTCCGTGATACCCTTATGAAAATAGTACCAGCTCAATTtgagaaaattcagaaaattgtggaaaagtataaaaaataaaataagattgatgttctactttttcatctaatctattatatttcttctttttcctcagttTCCAGCTAGACTCATAGTGAGACTGACTTAGGCAAACTATAACTTCTTGAATAGAATATTTTGTAATAATGCTTTATGCCGATAAGGTTTTAAGTAATTCAGCAAAATAAGATGATCACATTATATCCAGTGTTCATTTGATAGATAACTTCCAAAGATAGTATTCTGTACACCTTGATCATTTTTactatattattatgaatatctTATTAAACCAatgactatatttatttttaagattcttgatgaattttgacaaatgtctCTTCTTCAATATATTCCGAGTTATCTAAGAATCTAACAGAAAAACAAGATATTTGGGGGAATAGTTTCTCTTtacaaaatttagaagaaaagctCACCAGTATTGATGCCAATTTAAATGTTTCTATGAATAAATAACAATAGCTGGTAATACTAATTATTGATATTGCATTATTCTTGATCTTATTccttatcttcattttcttcctactCTCTAACCACACTCCCGTCCCCTCTATACACACAAACAGCCACTGCCACTTTCTCTTTAAGTGAACAACAAAATCCTTCAACAATAGAACTATAGAACTAGAAGCAGTTCTCATTGGCCCATGCCTGGAGGTTCTCAAGTTCTACAATATTCTGTTTGATCTTTTATTCACAATGGTGAAAAAGCTTACTAAATATTAACTATTCCTCAATTTGAATGATTTCAA
This genomic interval from Ictidomys tridecemlineatus isolate mIctTri1 chromosome 9, mIctTri1.hap1, whole genome shotgun sequence contains the following:
- the LOC144366698 gene encoding UDP-glucuronosyltransferase 2B31-like isoform X1 → MSVKRNSVLLLIQLMCYCSSGSCGKVLVWPAEYSHWINIKAILDELLQRGHEVTVLTSTASILIKPNTTSAINFEVYPAPSSEQHLEELFSKWIHELIYDTPKDDFWGFFSLLQKVFKESSDTIEQLCRNVVLNKKIMMKLHESKFDVVLADAICPCGELLAELLKVPFVYTLRFTPGYTYEKYSGGLILPPSYVPIIMSELSAQMTFMDRIKNTMYMLYFDFWFQSLDVKKWNQFYSEVLGRPTTIHETMGKADFWLIRTYWDLEFPRPFLPNFDFVGGLHCKPAKPLPKEMEEFVQSSGENGIVVFSLGSIVSNMPEEKANIIAFALAQIPQKVIWRYQGKKPDKLGPNTQIYNWIPQNDLLGHPKTKAFITHGGTNGVYEGIYHGIPMVGIPLFADQPDNIAYVKAKGAAIQLEYRTLSSSDLLKALRMVINDPIYKENAMKLSRIHHDQPVKPLDRAVFWIEFVMRHKGAKHLRVAAHDLSWFQYYSLDVLGFLLACVATVMFIITKCCLFCCQMFSKTGKKKKRE